One region of Termitidicoccus mucosus genomic DNA includes:
- the rplA gene encoding 50S ribosomal protein L1 has product MPAKKSKRYRSAAQVADLTKSYTLQEAVELLNKFPKAKFDETVELSFRLGVDPTQGDQMVRGTTPLPNGSGKKVRVIVFTDNVDGALAAGADHAGLADLMKKISDGWLDFDVAIATTEAMKQVRTLARVLGPKGLMPNPKAGTVTDDIAAGVKAVKAGRVEFKMDKTCNIGVGIGKRSFTPAQIAENAQTVISAVGKAKPGSFKGQYIKTIAISSSMSPGIRLAAAEYNKF; this is encoded by the coding sequence ATGCCAGCCAAAAAAAGCAAACGATACCGCAGCGCCGCCCAGGTCGCTGACCTCACCAAAAGCTACACGCTGCAAGAAGCCGTGGAGCTCTTGAACAAGTTTCCGAAGGCGAAATTCGACGAGACCGTCGAACTCTCCTTCCGCCTCGGCGTGGATCCCACCCAGGGCGACCAGATGGTGCGCGGCACCACGCCGCTGCCGAACGGCTCGGGCAAGAAAGTCCGCGTCATCGTCTTCACCGACAATGTGGACGGCGCACTCGCCGCCGGCGCCGACCACGCCGGACTCGCCGATCTCATGAAGAAGATCAGCGACGGCTGGCTCGACTTCGACGTCGCCATCGCGACCACCGAGGCGATGAAGCAAGTCCGCACCCTCGCCCGCGTCCTCGGTCCGAAGGGCCTCATGCCCAACCCGAAGGCCGGCACCGTGACCGACGACATCGCCGCCGGGGTCAAGGCCGTCAAGGCCGGCCGCGTCGAGTTCAAGATGGACAAGACCTGCAACATCGGCGTCGGCATCGGCAAGCGCTCCTTCACGCCCGCCCAGATCGCCGAGAACGCGCAGACCGTCATCTCCGCCGTCGGCAAGGCCAAGCCTGGCTCGTTCAAGGGCCAGTATATCAAGACCATCGCCATTTCCTCGAGCATGAGCCCCGGCATCCGCCTCGCCGCCGCCGAGTATAACAAATTCTAA
- the rplJ gene encoding 50S ribosomal protein L10 codes for MRAEKKYLIAEVETHLKKSDYVILANYTQVTVADVAELRASLAAENAEFHVVKNSSLKVAAKALGLPDLDEGLAGPTAIVVGGKNPAGVAKVIKKFFEDKKKLEIKLGVMEQKVVTADFLSQIADLPPFDTLRAQFLSLLTSNAAAFVRILDAKVKKEGGEAAAPAAA; via the coding sequence ATGAGAGCCGAAAAAAAATATCTTATCGCCGAGGTCGAGACTCACCTCAAGAAGTCCGACTACGTCATCCTCGCCAACTACACGCAAGTGACCGTGGCCGACGTGGCCGAACTCCGCGCCAGCCTCGCCGCCGAGAACGCCGAGTTCCACGTGGTCAAGAACAGCTCGCTCAAGGTCGCGGCCAAGGCCCTCGGCCTGCCCGATCTCGACGAGGGACTCGCCGGCCCGACCGCCATCGTGGTCGGCGGCAAGAATCCCGCCGGTGTCGCCAAGGTCATCAAGAAGTTCTTCGAGGACAAGAAGAAGCTTGAAATCAAGCTCGGTGTCATGGAGCAGAAAGTCGTCACCGCCGACTTCCTCTCGCAGATCGCCGACCTGCCCCCGTTCGACACGCTGCGCGCCCAGTTCCTCAGCCTGCTCACCAGCAACGCCGCCGCCTTCGTCCGCATCCTCGATGCCAAGGTCAAGAAAGAGGGTGGCGAGGCCGCCGCGCCCGCCGCCGCCTGA
- the rpoC gene encoding DNA-directed RNA polymerase subunit beta', with protein sequence MSIQPNETAGGSIAREEARSALGLDESPFDCVTITVAAPETIRNWSRGEVKNPETINYRTFKPEPGGLFCQKIFGPVRDYECACGKYKRIKYKDVICDRCGVEVTISRVRRERMGHIELSVPVAHIWFLKSMPSRLGLLLDMTARALERVIYYENYMVIDPGRTPLEPKQLLTDVEYRQALDEYGDDSFVAKMGAEAVREALVAMDMDATVAELQEQMRATRSKQIKKKLSKRLKVIQGFIQSKSRPEWMVLEVLPVIPPDLRPLVPLEGGRFATSDLNDLYRRVINRNNRLKNLMQLKTPDVIIHNEKRMLQEAVDALFDNGRHGRPVTGAGNRPLKSLSDMLKGKQGRFRQNLLGKRVDYSGRSVIVIGPELKLSQCGLPKKMALVLFEPFIIRRLKELGFVHTVRGARKMIEKKSPEVWDILEEVTKGHPVLLNRAPTLHRLSIQAFEPVLIEGEAIRVHPLVCTAYNADFDGDQMAVHVPLSLEAIMECKLLMMATSNIFSPSSGKPILTPSQDIVLGSYYLTIEPRKKPAQGQRVPLLSGLQEVLFAKAEGDLKVHDWVDVPNPDYGKDSVYGNKDRKVVRTTVGRVIFNQIWPEGLGFVNFPVPKGKLGDLILNTYKVTGNYVTVETLDRLKELGFQTAFQAGISIGIDDMIIPESKKDIVADSRRKIAEVDAQFNKGIITDGERKNKVIDIWTSATDQIAKAVFSKLEGNEGRNEVNPVYIMMDSGARGNKQQVRQLCGTRGLMAKPSGEIIERPILSSFREGLTVLEYFISTHGARKGLADTALKTADAGYLTRKLCDVAMDVVIAEDDCGTRDGVWKKAIFEGDDEIVGLRERIIGRFSSDDVYDPLNPTERLVGSGELITEEIAAKIDESGIERVKIMSPLTSTSKYGIDGKSYGINPATNRVAKIGDSVGIIAAQSIGEPGTQLTMRTFHIGGVASGGFKVPEIRVRASGIVKYKGLRLVETADGAAIVLNKTGTIEIVDEAGEELETHNIVIGSFLHVHDGAKIEKNAILAQWDPYNIPVLSEKGGSLVFKDMIPGVTVKRELDESSGRIATVVVEHKEDLNPQIEVRDVSGKPLAAYSIPVGAQIAVNEGDTIAPGALLAKTPRQASKTKDITGGLPRVAELFEARRPKDAAEMARIEGVVSFEGSVRGKRKLVVTNSETSQEEEHLIPAGKHIIVQPGDVVHKGQHLTEGAADPHEILEILGPSALYDFLISQVQEVYRLQGVTINDKHIEIIIRQMLRKVRISDPGDSEYFWGEQIDRTTFLLNNKRIEEAGGKPAEAEPILLGITKASLETESFISAASFQETTRVLTDASTLGKVDMLKGFKENVIMGHLIPAGTGLPAYKHLKVTLPFGTDIPEAPAAEEEVQVEAS encoded by the coding sequence ATGAGCATTCAACCCAACGAAACCGCCGGTGGCTCCATCGCCCGTGAGGAAGCCCGCTCGGCCCTTGGCCTCGACGAGAGCCCGTTCGATTGCGTCACCATCACCGTGGCCGCCCCGGAGACCATCCGCAACTGGTCCCGCGGCGAGGTGAAAAACCCGGAAACCATCAACTACCGCACCTTCAAGCCCGAGCCGGGCGGCCTCTTCTGCCAGAAGATCTTCGGCCCCGTCCGCGACTACGAGTGCGCCTGCGGCAAATACAAGCGCATCAAATATAAGGACGTCATCTGCGACCGCTGCGGCGTCGAGGTCACCATCTCCCGCGTCCGTCGCGAACGCATGGGCCACATCGAGCTCTCCGTGCCGGTCGCGCACATCTGGTTCCTCAAGTCGATGCCCAGCCGCCTCGGCCTGCTCCTCGACATGACCGCGCGCGCCCTCGAGCGCGTCATCTATTACGAGAACTACATGGTCATCGACCCGGGCCGGACCCCGCTCGAACCCAAGCAGCTCCTCACCGACGTCGAATACCGCCAGGCCCTCGACGAATACGGCGACGATTCCTTCGTCGCCAAGATGGGCGCCGAGGCCGTGCGCGAGGCCCTCGTCGCGATGGACATGGACGCCACGGTCGCCGAGCTCCAGGAGCAGATGCGCGCCACCCGCTCCAAGCAGATCAAGAAAAAACTCTCCAAGCGCCTCAAGGTCATCCAAGGCTTCATCCAGTCCAAGTCGCGCCCCGAGTGGATGGTGCTGGAAGTCCTCCCCGTCATCCCGCCGGACCTGCGCCCGCTCGTCCCGCTCGAAGGCGGCCGCTTCGCCACCTCCGACCTCAACGACCTCTACCGCCGCGTCATCAACCGCAACAACCGGTTGAAAAACCTCATGCAGCTCAAGACGCCCGACGTTATCATCCATAACGAAAAGCGCATGCTGCAGGAAGCCGTGGACGCCCTCTTCGACAACGGCCGCCACGGCCGCCCCGTCACCGGCGCCGGCAACCGCCCCCTCAAGTCCCTTTCCGACATGCTCAAGGGCAAGCAGGGCCGCTTCCGCCAAAACCTCCTCGGCAAGCGCGTCGATTATTCCGGCCGCTCCGTCATCGTCATCGGCCCCGAGCTCAAGCTCAGCCAGTGCGGCCTCCCGAAGAAAATGGCGCTCGTCCTTTTCGAGCCCTTCATCATCCGCCGCCTGAAGGAGCTGGGCTTCGTGCACACCGTGCGCGGCGCCCGCAAGATGATCGAGAAGAAGTCCCCCGAGGTCTGGGACATCCTCGAGGAAGTCACCAAGGGCCACCCCGTGCTCCTCAACCGCGCGCCCACGCTGCACCGCCTTTCGATCCAGGCCTTCGAGCCTGTCCTCATCGAGGGCGAGGCCATCCGCGTGCACCCGCTCGTCTGCACCGCCTACAACGCCGACTTCGACGGCGACCAGATGGCCGTGCACGTGCCGCTCTCCCTCGAGGCGATCATGGAGTGCAAACTCCTCATGATGGCCACGAGCAACATCTTCTCGCCGTCCTCCGGCAAGCCCATCCTCACGCCCTCGCAGGACATCGTGCTCGGCTCCTATTATCTCACCATCGAGCCCCGCAAGAAACCCGCCCAAGGCCAGCGCGTGCCGCTGCTCTCCGGCCTTCAGGAAGTCCTCTTCGCCAAGGCCGAGGGCGACCTCAAGGTGCATGACTGGGTCGATGTCCCGAATCCCGATTACGGCAAGGACAGCGTTTACGGCAACAAGGACCGCAAGGTCGTCCGCACCACCGTCGGCCGCGTCATCTTCAACCAGATCTGGCCCGAAGGACTCGGCTTCGTGAACTTCCCCGTCCCGAAGGGCAAGCTCGGCGACCTCATCCTCAACACCTACAAAGTCACGGGCAACTACGTCACCGTCGAGACGCTCGACCGGCTCAAGGAACTCGGTTTCCAGACCGCCTTCCAGGCCGGCATCTCCATCGGCATCGACGACATGATCATCCCCGAGTCCAAGAAGGACATCGTCGCCGACTCCCGCAGGAAGATCGCCGAGGTGGACGCCCAGTTCAACAAGGGCATCATCACCGACGGCGAGCGCAAGAACAAGGTCATCGACATCTGGACCAGCGCCACCGACCAGATCGCCAAGGCCGTGTTCTCGAAGCTCGAAGGCAACGAAGGCCGCAACGAGGTCAACCCGGTTTACATCATGATGGACTCCGGCGCCCGCGGCAACAAGCAGCAGGTCCGCCAGCTCTGCGGCACCCGCGGCCTCATGGCCAAGCCCTCCGGTGAAATCATCGAGCGCCCGATCCTCTCGTCCTTCCGCGAGGGCCTTACCGTGCTCGAATACTTCATCTCCACCCACGGCGCCCGCAAGGGCCTCGCCGACACCGCCCTCAAGACCGCCGACGCCGGCTACCTCACCCGCAAACTCTGCGATGTGGCCATGGACGTCGTCATCGCCGAGGACGACTGCGGCACCCGCGACGGCGTGTGGAAGAAAGCCATCTTCGAAGGCGACGACGAAATCGTCGGCCTGCGCGAGCGCATCATCGGCCGCTTTTCCAGCGACGACGTTTACGACCCGCTCAACCCGACCGAGCGCCTCGTCGGCTCCGGCGAGCTCATCACCGAGGAAATCGCCGCCAAGATCGACGAGTCCGGCATCGAGCGCGTCAAAATCATGTCGCCGCTCACCTCCACGAGCAAATACGGCATCGACGGCAAATCCTACGGCATCAACCCCGCCACCAACCGCGTGGCCAAGATCGGCGACTCCGTCGGCATCATCGCCGCGCAGTCCATCGGCGAGCCCGGCACGCAGCTCACCATGCGCACCTTCCACATCGGCGGTGTCGCGTCCGGTGGCTTCAAGGTTCCCGAGATCCGCGTCCGCGCCTCCGGCATCGTCAAATACAAGGGCCTCCGCCTCGTGGAGACCGCCGACGGCGCCGCCATCGTGCTCAACAAGACCGGCACCATCGAGATCGTTGACGAGGCGGGCGAGGAGCTTGAGACGCACAACATCGTCATCGGCTCCTTCCTCCACGTCCACGACGGCGCGAAGATCGAGAAAAACGCCATCCTCGCCCAGTGGGACCCGTATAACATCCCCGTGCTCTCCGAGAAGGGCGGCTCCCTTGTATTCAAGGACATGATACCGGGCGTGACCGTGAAGCGCGAGCTCGACGAGTCCTCCGGCCGCATCGCGACCGTCGTCGTCGAGCACAAGGAGGACCTCAACCCGCAGATCGAGGTCCGCGACGTCTCCGGCAAGCCGCTCGCCGCCTACTCGATTCCCGTCGGCGCGCAGATCGCCGTCAACGAGGGCGACACCATCGCCCCCGGCGCGCTCCTTGCGAAGACCCCGCGCCAGGCCTCCAAGACCAAGGACATCACCGGCGGTCTTCCCCGCGTGGCCGAGCTCTTCGAAGCCCGCCGCCCGAAGGACGCCGCCGAGATGGCCCGCATCGAGGGCGTGGTTTCCTTCGAGGGTTCCGTCCGCGGCAAGCGCAAGCTCGTCGTGACGAACTCCGAGACCTCGCAGGAGGAGGAGCACCTCATCCCCGCCGGCAAGCACATCATCGTGCAGCCCGGCGACGTCGTGCACAAAGGCCAGCACCTCACCGAGGGCGCCGCCGACCCGCATGAGATCCTGGAAATCCTCGGGCCCAGCGCGCTCTACGACTTCCTCATCTCGCAAGTGCAGGAAGTTTACCGCCTGCAAGGCGTGACGATCAACGACAAGCACATCGAGATCATCATCCGCCAGATGCTGCGCAAAGTCCGCATCTCCGATCCGGGCGACAGCGAATACTTCTGGGGCGAGCAGATCGACCGCACGACCTTCCTCCTCAACAACAAGCGCATCGAGGAAGCCGGTGGCAAGCCCGCCGAGGCCGAGCCGATTCTCCTCGGCATCACGAAGGCCTCGCTCGAGACCGAGTCGTTCATCAGCGCGGCCTCCTTCCAGGAAACGACGCGCGTCCTCACCGACGCCTCGACCCTCGGCAAGGTGGACATGCTGAAAGGCTTCAAGGAAAACGTGATCATGGGTCACCTCATCCCCGCCGGCACCGGCCTGCCCGCCTACAAGCACCTCAAGGTGACGCTTCCCTTCGGCACCGACATCCCCGAGGCGCCTGCGGCCGAGGAAGAGGTGCAAGTCGAGGCCAGTTGA
- the rplL gene encoding 50S ribosomal protein L7/L12 — MSNITKEQVIEWLSAQPVIELAGLVKELETKWGVSAAVAVAAAPAGGGAAAPAAEAQTEFTVILANAGANKIGVIKEVRAITGLGLKEAKDLVEGAPKPVKENAPKAEAEEIKKKLEAAGAKVELK, encoded by the coding sequence ATGAGCAACATCACCAAAGAACAAGTCATCGAATGGCTGTCCGCGCAGCCCGTCATCGAACTCGCCGGCCTCGTCAAGGAGCTTGAGACCAAGTGGGGCGTTTCTGCCGCCGTCGCCGTCGCCGCCGCGCCCGCGGGCGGTGGAGCCGCCGCGCCTGCCGCTGAAGCCCAGACCGAGTTTACCGTCATTCTCGCCAATGCCGGCGCGAACAAGATCGGTGTCATCAAAGAGGTCCGCGCCATCACCGGTCTCGGCCTCAAGGAAGCCAAGGACCTCGTCGAAGGCGCGCCCAAGCCCGTCAAGGAAAACGCCCCCAAAGCCGAGGCCGAGGAAATCAAAAAGAAGCTCGAGGCCGCCGGCGCAAAGGTCGAACTCAAATAA
- the rplK gene encoding 50S ribosomal protein L11: protein MAKKIQGYIRLQLPAGAANPAPPVGPALGAQGVNIMAFCKEFNARTKDQNGMILPVVITVFSDKSFTFILKSPPAAVLLKKAANIASGSGKPNQEKVGKVTRKQLAEIYKIKAKDMNAKDEEAGIRIIAGTARNMGIDVVD from the coding sequence ATGGCCAAGAAAATTCAAGGATACATCCGCCTCCAATTGCCCGCCGGCGCCGCCAATCCCGCGCCCCCCGTCGGCCCCGCGCTCGGCGCGCAAGGCGTCAACATCATGGCGTTCTGCAAGGAGTTCAACGCCCGCACCAAGGACCAGAACGGCATGATCCTGCCGGTCGTCATCACGGTCTTCTCTGACAAGAGCTTCACCTTCATCCTCAAGTCGCCGCCCGCCGCCGTCCTCCTCAAGAAGGCCGCCAACATCGCCAGCGGCTCCGGCAAGCCCAACCAGGAGAAAGTCGGCAAGGTCACGCGCAAGCAGCTCGCCGAAATCTACAAGATCAAGGCCAAGGACATGAACGCCAAGGATGAGGAAGCCGGCATCCGCATCATCGCCGGCACCGCCCGCAACATGGGCATCGACGTCGTCGATTAA
- the rpoB gene encoding DNA-directed RNA polymerase subunit beta → MADRTNFGKLKEVISPPNLIEIQITSYLDFLQKGVPDKQRKPQGLEAVFREVFPIESYDGRLTLEYVSYNLGDPKNSEIECIREGVTYSVPLYVKLRLREEDFIKDEEIYMGEIPMVTERGSFIINGAERVVVSQLHRSPGIAFEVTPHPNGKPLHSFRIIPDRGTWLETQFDNNDLLYVYLDRRRRRRKFLITTLLRAIGYSSDVDLLNLFYEIKELKIAKALDMENVSTLVLVEDAIDAQQGVVLARAFEPLTKQIVRTFEKHGIASLRVIDTAVDEGAIIRALKKDPTRNEEEALKEIYKRLRPGEPPTTANAKALLKRLFFDPKRYDLGRVGRYKVNQKLGLKAAIEQRILESGDVVAATKYLVRLKRGEGVVDDIDHLGSRRVRTVGELLANQCRVGLARTERLVRERMTMYDQSVDSITPQKLINPKALTTVIRDFFARSQLSQFMDQINPLAEVTHKRRLSALGPGGLNRERAGFEVRDVHPSHYGRICPIETPEGPNIGLINSLSTYARVNEFGFIETPYRVVKDGRATDKIEYLTADQEEGKIIAQANSELDDKGNFVGKVTVRQDGEFIEVAASDVHYMDVSPKQVISIAAGMIPFLEHDDANRALMGANMQRQGVPLLQTEAPFVGTGIEERVARDSKIVQVADEAGVVASVDAKRIVISRDGELPRNFERNPKTDAKNGIYVYELRKFMRSNASTCFNQRPIVKKGQKIKAGQIIADGPSTDKGEMALGRNVLVAFMPWNGYNFEDAILISEKVLKEDIFTSLHIHEFEVTARDTKLGPEEITRDIPNIGEEALKNLDHNGVIRVGAEVKPGDILVGKITPKSETELAPEEKLLRAIFGEKAADVKDTSLIVPSGESGIVMDVKVSSRVDFEKEKLSPSDRRRQTKQIQEEYKTQIDKLREGLTEALSNILLGEKIPLDVVNGQTNEIIIPANRKITKTLLRKLAAVSKYIEIDPSPVRIKIMEIIGSYQSKFDELETDRERKIASIEAGEDNGTGAIKQVKVYIATKQKLEVGDKMAGRHGNKGVVAKIVPEEDMPFLPDGTPVEICLNPLGVPSRMNVGQVLETHLGWACKKLGMKVATPVFDGIPEKQVRNYLKDADLPTSGKSALYDGRTGEKIDQQVVVGYIYMMKLNHLVAHKIHARAVGPYSLVTQQPLGGKAQYGGQRFGEMEVWALEAYGAAHTLQELLTVKSDDVQGRTKIYESLVKGDNTLQAGTPESFNVLIKEIQSLGLDIKLNRRDALGNLNATGTNS, encoded by the coding sequence ATGGCCGACCGCACTAACTTCGGTAAACTTAAAGAAGTCATCTCACCGCCGAATCTGATCGAGATTCAGATCACGTCCTATCTGGACTTTTTGCAAAAAGGCGTGCCTGACAAGCAACGCAAACCGCAGGGCCTCGAAGCGGTCTTCCGCGAGGTTTTCCCCATCGAATCCTACGACGGGCGCCTCACGCTCGAATACGTCTCCTACAACCTCGGCGACCCGAAAAACTCCGAGATCGAGTGCATCCGCGAGGGTGTCACCTATTCCGTTCCGCTCTACGTAAAGCTCCGCCTCCGCGAGGAGGATTTCATCAAGGACGAGGAAATCTACATGGGCGAGATTCCCATGGTGACCGAGCGCGGCTCCTTCATCATCAACGGCGCCGAGCGCGTCGTCGTCTCGCAGCTCCACCGCTCGCCTGGCATCGCCTTCGAGGTCACGCCGCATCCGAACGGCAAGCCGCTCCATTCCTTCCGCATCATCCCCGACCGCGGCACTTGGCTCGAAACCCAGTTCGACAACAACGACCTGCTCTACGTTTACCTCGACCGCCGCCGCCGCCGCCGCAAGTTCCTCATCACGACCCTGCTCCGCGCCATCGGCTACAGCTCCGACGTCGATCTCCTCAACCTCTTCTACGAGATCAAGGAGCTCAAGATCGCCAAGGCGCTCGACATGGAGAACGTCTCCACCCTCGTGCTCGTCGAGGATGCCATCGACGCCCAGCAGGGCGTCGTCCTCGCCCGCGCCTTCGAGCCGCTCACCAAGCAGATCGTCCGCACCTTCGAGAAACACGGCATCGCCTCGCTGCGCGTCATCGATACCGCCGTTGACGAAGGCGCCATCATCCGCGCCCTCAAGAAAGACCCGACCCGCAACGAGGAGGAGGCGCTCAAGGAAATCTACAAGCGCCTCCGCCCCGGCGAGCCCCCGACCACCGCCAACGCCAAGGCCCTCCTCAAGCGCCTCTTCTTCGACCCGAAGCGCTACGACCTCGGCCGCGTCGGCCGCTACAAGGTCAACCAGAAACTCGGCCTCAAGGCCGCCATCGAGCAGCGCATCCTCGAGAGCGGCGACGTCGTCGCCGCCACCAAGTACCTCGTCCGCCTCAAGCGCGGCGAAGGCGTCGTCGATGACATCGACCACCTCGGCTCCCGCCGCGTCCGCACCGTCGGCGAACTCCTCGCCAACCAGTGCCGCGTCGGCCTCGCCCGCACCGAGCGCCTCGTCCGCGAGCGCATGACGATGTATGACCAGAGCGTCGATTCCATCACGCCGCAGAAACTCATCAACCCGAAGGCCCTCACCACCGTCATCCGCGACTTCTTTGCCCGCTCGCAACTGTCGCAGTTCATGGACCAGATCAACCCGCTTGCCGAGGTCACGCACAAGCGCCGCCTCTCCGCGCTCGGGCCCGGCGGTCTGAACCGCGAACGCGCCGGCTTCGAGGTCCGCGACGTGCACCCCTCGCACTACGGTCGCATCTGCCCCATCGAGACGCCCGAAGGCCCGAACATCGGCCTCATCAACTCCCTCTCGACCTACGCCCGCGTCAACGAGTTCGGCTTCATCGAGACGCCCTACCGCGTCGTGAAAGACGGCCGCGCGACCGACAAGATCGAATACCTCACCGCCGACCAGGAGGAGGGCAAGATCATCGCCCAGGCCAACTCCGAACTCGACGACAAGGGCAACTTTGTCGGCAAGGTCACCGTCCGCCAGGACGGCGAATTCATCGAAGTCGCCGCCTCCGACGTCCACTACATGGACGTTTCGCCGAAGCAGGTCATTTCCATCGCCGCCGGCATGATTCCCTTCCTTGAGCACGACGACGCCAACCGCGCGCTCATGGGTGCGAACATGCAACGCCAGGGCGTGCCGCTGCTCCAGACCGAGGCCCCGTTTGTCGGCACCGGCATCGAGGAGCGCGTCGCCCGCGACTCCAAGATCGTGCAGGTGGCCGACGAGGCCGGCGTGGTCGCCTCCGTCGATGCCAAGCGCATCGTCATCAGCCGCGACGGCGAGCTGCCGCGCAATTTCGAGCGCAACCCGAAGACCGACGCCAAGAACGGCATCTACGTTTACGAGCTGCGCAAGTTCATGCGCTCAAACGCCAGCACCTGCTTCAACCAGCGCCCCATCGTCAAGAAGGGCCAGAAGATCAAGGCCGGCCAGATCATCGCCGACGGTCCCTCGACCGACAAGGGCGAGATGGCGCTCGGCCGCAACGTGCTCGTCGCCTTCATGCCTTGGAACGGCTACAACTTCGAGGACGCCATCCTCATCTCCGAGAAGGTGCTGAAGGAGGACATCTTCACCTCGCTCCACATCCACGAGTTCGAGGTCACCGCCCGCGACACCAAGCTCGGGCCCGAGGAAATCACCCGCGACATCCCGAACATCGGCGAGGAAGCCCTTAAAAATCTCGACCACAACGGCGTCATCCGCGTCGGCGCCGAGGTAAAGCCCGGCGACATCCTCGTCGGCAAGATCACGCCCAAGTCCGAGACCGAACTCGCGCCCGAGGAAAAGCTCCTCCGCGCCATCTTCGGTGAAAAGGCCGCCGACGTGAAGGACACCTCGCTCATCGTCCCCTCCGGCGAGAGCGGCATCGTCATGGACGTGAAGGTTTCCAGCCGCGTCGATTTCGAGAAGGAAAAACTCTCGCCCTCCGACCGCCGCCGCCAGACCAAGCAAATCCAGGAGGAATACAAGACCCAGATCGACAAGCTCCGCGAAGGGCTCACCGAGGCGCTTTCCAACATCCTCCTCGGCGAAAAGATCCCGCTCGACGTCGTCAACGGCCAGACCAACGAGATCATCATCCCGGCCAACCGCAAGATCACCAAGACGCTCCTGCGCAAGCTCGCCGCCGTCTCCAAATACATCGAGATCGACCCGTCCCCGGTTCGCATCAAGATCATGGAGATCATCGGCAGCTACCAGTCGAAGTTCGACGAACTCGAAACCGACCGCGAGCGCAAGATCGCCAGCATCGAGGCCGGCGAGGACAACGGCACCGGCGCCATCAAGCAGGTCAAGGTCTACATCGCCACCAAGCAGAAGCTCGAGGTCGGCGACAAGATGGCCGGACGCCACGGCAACAAGGGCGTCGTCGCCAAGATCGTGCCCGAGGAGGACATGCCCTTCCTTCCCGACGGCACCCCGGTTGAAATCTGCCTCAACCCGCTCGGCGTGCCCTCGCGCATGAACGTCGGCCAGGTGCTTGAGACCCACCTCGGCTGGGCTTGCAAAAAGCTCGGCATGAAGGTCGCCACGCCCGTCTTCGACGGCATCCCCGAGAAGCAGGTGCGCAATTACCTGAAGGACGCCGACCTCCCGACTTCCGGCAAGTCCGCCCTCTATGACGGACGCACCGGCGAGAAAATCGACCAGCAGGTCGTGGTCGGCTACATCTACATGATGAAGCTCAACCACCTCGTCGCGCACAAAATCCACGCCCGCGCCGTCGGCCCGTATTCGCTCGTCACCCAGCAACCGCTCGGCGGCAAGGCCCAATACGGCGGCCAGCGCTTCGGCGAGATGGAAGTGTGGGCGCTCGAGGCCTACGGCGCCGCGCACACGTTGCAGGAACTGCTCACCGTCAAGTCCGACGACGTGCAGGGCCGCACCAAGATCTACGAGTCCCTCGTCAAGGGCGACAACACGCTCCAGGCCGGCACGCCCGAGTCCTTCAACGTGTTGATCAAGGAAATCCAGTCCCTCGGCCTCGACATCAAACTCAACCGGCGCGACGCCCTCGGCAATCTCAACGCCACCGGCACGAACAGTTAA
- the secE gene encoding preprotein translocase subunit SecE, which yields MKNPFRSIRIFAIEMFEELKKATWPTKSELRDSTVVVIVAALLLGLFTSITDFSLYQVVDLFTGFVKG from the coding sequence ATGAAAAATCCGTTCCGCAGCATCCGCATCTTCGCCATCGAAATGTTCGAGGAGTTGAAGAAAGCCACGTGGCCGACCAAGTCGGAGCTGCGCGATTCCACCGTCGTCGTCATCGTGGCGGCGCTCCTCCTCGGCCTCTTCACAAGCATCACCGACTTTTCCCTCTACCAAGTCGTCGACCTCTTCACCGGCTTTGTCAAAGGCTGA
- the nusG gene encoding transcription termination/antitermination protein NusG has translation MSSQVSTPPGAQWFALHTLSGQENKVKLYIDKFKKQEELEEHIFEVLLPTEVVSEVKGGKKTTKTRKLYPGYVFIQMRLYDENHKVINRPWYFVKEVAGVIGFVGGDNPAALRQAEIDEIKSRVEAASGKEVPKVSYEVGEEVKVTDGAFANLTGRIDEIDPERGKLKISVSIFGRFTPVELEYWQVQRATE, from the coding sequence ATGTCCTCCCAAGTTTCCACACCTCCCGGCGCCCAATGGTTCGCGCTGCACACGCTCTCCGGTCAGGAGAACAAGGTGAAACTCTACATCGACAAGTTCAAGAAGCAGGAGGAGCTCGAGGAGCATATCTTCGAGGTGCTCCTGCCCACCGAGGTCGTCTCGGAGGTAAAAGGCGGCAAGAAAACCACCAAGACCCGCAAACTCTATCCCGGCTACGTTTTCATCCAGATGCGCCTCTACGATGAAAATCACAAGGTCATCAACCGCCCGTGGTATTTTGTGAAGGAAGTCGCGGGCGTCATCGGTTTCGTCGGCGGCGACAATCCCGCCGCGCTCCGGCAGGCCGAGATCGACGAAATCAAATCCCGCGTCGAGGCCGCCTCCGGCAAGGAAGTGCCGAAAGTCTCCTACGAAGTCGGCGAGGAGGTCAAAGTCACCGACGGGGCCTTTGCCAATCTCACCGGGCGCATCGACGAAATCGACCCCGAGCGCGGCAAGCTCAAAATCTCCGTCTCCATTTTCGGCCGGTTCACCCCGGTCGAGCTCGAATACTGGCAGGTGCAACGCGCGACCGAATAA